The Mucilaginibacter sp. PAMB04168 genome contains the following window.
TATACAAGAGGGGTGTTTACAGTTTTTTAAGAATTAGAGGTGAGAGTTGGGCACTTAAATGTAAGAGCCATTGCATCTGTATTGTTTACTCTTGATTCTTACTTGCCATTTCTCCCTGTATGGCTCTTAAAAACTCATTGCAGTGCTGTGAGCCAATTATATATACCAATCCATCGCGGTCGGTTAAATGAATGGCGTCATTACCTGCCGTGTAAAACCTAATGGTTCCTTTTGAGTGTAGGTTATATACCGGGTTATTGAACAGGTAGCGGCTGTAAGGAGCGGTTTCTACCTTTACAATACTGTTCAGATCAATTTTAACAAGGCGGGTGGTCCACAAGCCGTTTAGTAAAATGCTTTTATTTTGCACCCTGGTACTGAAGTGTACTACAAAACCCAATATAATAGACAATATAACGATTGCAAACCCTACAACTACCAGTAAGTCGGCATTGCGTTCATTCTCATCTTTAAAAAAATAAACGGCAAAGCACACCATAGCCAACGCAAGCCGTATGGTAACCGGTATCCATTCGCGGCCAAGATATTGCTTTTCAGTAAAAACCGGTTTTGTAGCTGTCATGACTTTATAATAATTCGAAGATAGCAACTTTTTTAGTTTGCGGTGTTAATTTATACCGGTTGTCGAGCCGGTAACCTGCAAGCCAAATTATTTCATTGTTGCCATTTACAATTAAGGGCACCTTTGTTTTTTGATGCAGCGGAATCTTTTGGTTGATGAAAAAGTCGCTTAACTTCTTACGGGCGGCCATCCCCAGCGGTATAAAATAATCGCCCTGTTGCCAGTTGCGCAAGGTTAGCGGGTAAGTTAGTAAATCTGAATCAACGGCTGCAATGCTAGGGTTTTGCGGTATAGTAAAAGGTGTTTCAGCTTGTGTTATTTGTATATGGTTAATGCCATAAGCTACAATAGTGTCATCTGCCTGTATAAGAACAGGCGCAGGTATATGATGCTGTTTGGGTGTTAAAATTAGTCGTTCACGGTCAAGTATCAAGGTGTGTGTGCCCGAATCAAACACCCGTCCGCTGTGCTTAGGCAGGGCGGTAATCAGGTCGTCTATGGTAGTTTCGTTAAAGCCAAATTCTTTCAACAGGCCAGTGAGCAACAACCGTTGTGGCGTAAGCCGGCGAATACCATCCAGTGGTAAATGAACTTCATTACCATGAGGTAACAGCAATTCCTTCTTCAGGGCTGCCAGCTGCATTTCCAGTAGTTGCTCTAATTCCCGGAAATGGGTTAGGTTGCGTTCAAAGGTGTTTTCGAGGTTAGGGTTTAACTCCTTTAGTCGGGGTATTACCTCA
Protein-coding sequences here:
- the tilS gene encoding tRNA lysidine(34) synthetase TilS; translation: MLPVHRFTAFIQQHHLFEAQSSVLVAVSGGMDSVLLTHLLKAAGYKFGIAHCNFQLRGAEADADQQFCRQLAINMQVPFHTINFDTTGYAIEHKVSIQMAARELRYQWFERVRQQHGYHTVALAHHQNDTIETILLNLTRGTGIAGLHGILPQNNQWVRPLLYLNRGEIEELMKLNNLAYVEDSSNASTKYARNKLRHEVIPRLKELNPNLENTFERNLTHFRELEQLLEMQLAALKKELLLPHGNEVHLPLDGIRRLTPQRLLLTGLLKEFGFNETTIDDLITALPKHSGRVFDSGTHTLILDRERLILTPKQHHIPAPVLIQADDTIVAYGINHIQITQAETPFTIPQNPSIAAVDSDLLTYPLTLRNWQQGDYFIPLGMAARKKLSDFFINQKIPLHQKTKVPLIVNGNNEIIWLAGYRLDNRYKLTPQTKKVAIFELL